One window of Papaver somniferum cultivar HN1 chromosome 9, ASM357369v1, whole genome shotgun sequence genomic DNA carries:
- the LOC113314382 gene encoding UNC93-like protein 3 → MECVNLRDEEAPLIPGNTIQNHTKDVHILSSAFLLIFLAYGAAQNLQSTVNTEQNLGTTSLGISYVSFTFFSLFSSTTVRLLGSKNALILGTTGYWLYVAANLTPSWYSMGPAAIYLGFCASIIWVGQGTYLTSAARSHANDSQLHEGTVIGNFNGEFFGMFASRQFFGNLLTLALLRDGMEGKTSGTTFLFVVFLGSMTLGIILMFFLHERDDEGRNLRAPKSSLSSKVIAPFLDLRMLLIIPLIAYSGLQQAFVWAEFTKEVVKPALGVSGVGGAMAVYGAFDAICSLVTGRLTSGLSSIAVITPCGALVQLIVLLWILLSYSATSGVLGYVYPLLMAAMLGIGDAVFNTQLNALLGILFKDDTRGAFAQLKVWQSAAIALVFFLSPLITLNAMLIIMIIALFFGMACFLFLTLHLEKTVSSQVLLS, encoded by the exons ATGGAATGTGTAAATTTACGGGACGAAGAAGCACCTCTGATTCCTGGGAATACAATTCAAAATCACACTAAAGATGTCCATATACTGAGCAGTGCTTTCTTGTTAATTTTTTTAGCTTATGGTGCTGCTCAGAATCTGCAGAGTACTGTCAATACT GAGCAAAATTTGGGTACTACTTCACTGGGGATTTCATATGTATCCTTCACTTTTTTCTCTCTATTTTCTTCAACAACAGTTCGGTTGTTGGGTTCGAAGAATGCTTTGATTCTAGGCACAACTGGATATTGGTTATATGTAGCTGCTAATCTCACACCATCTTG GTATTCGATGGGACCTGCTGCTATATACCTTGGTTTTTGTGCTTCAATTATTTGGGTTGGGCAG GGAACATATCTTACTTCCGCTGCCAGAAGCCATGCCAATGATTCCCAGTTACATGAAGGAACGGTCATCGGGAACTTCAATGGAGAATTCTTTGGAATGTTTGCAAGTCGACAG TTCTTTGGAAATTTGCTGACACTAGCTCTGTTAAGAGATGGAATG GAAGGAAAAACTAGTGGGACGACATTTTTGTTTGTAGTCTTCCTTGGAAGCATGACTTTAGGTATCATACTAATGTTCTTCTTGCATGAAAGAGATGACGAAGGACGAAATCTCAGAGCACCAAAATCTTCTCTCAGTAGTAAAGTTATTGCTCCTTTTTTGGACCTTCGAATGCTTCTCATTATCCCACTTATCGCATATTCAGGCTTACAGCAAGCATTTGTGTG GGCGGAGTTCACTAAGGAGGTAGTTAAACCAGCACTTGGTGTGTCAGGTGTGGGTGGTGCAATGGCTGTGTATGGGGCCTTTGATGCAATT TGCTCATTGGTAACTGGGCGACTCACCTCAGGTCTCTCCTCAATTGCTGTGATAACTCCTTGTGGAGCTTTAGTTCAGCTTATAGTACTTCTATGGATTCTGCTGAGTTACAG TGCAACTAGCGGTGTTCTTGGTTATGTCTACCCACTTTTGATGGCAGCTATGTTGGGTATTGGAGATGCAGTATTCAATACACAACTAAATGCGTTGCTTGGAATCCTTTTCAAAGATGACACG CGAGGTGCATTTGCTCAACTTAAGGTTTGGCAGAGCGCAGCGATTGCACTGGTGTTCTTTCTGAGTCCGCTCATCACATTGAACGCAATGTTAATAATAATGATCATTGCTCTATTCTTCGGAATGGCTTGTTTTCTCTTTCTAACTCTGCATTTGGAGAAAACTGTCTCTTCTCAAGTTCTCCTCTCTTAA
- the LOC113311345 gene encoding uncharacterized protein LOC113311345 has translation MAEVLEHKGRCWITTGIVRSSNKIYLSIEETFTDDMVLSLTDMYFMLNEGRNGCTWDSFLVYKHLKSRGYIVGRHGVQWTLKNESYPSTPTCIGDSKNSSGISVNELEQGFEITDGFRNMQMNNAAKPVFDLYLPSNKFKKSSPGVPDSVVYLTTRGDDSPPQLSKEEIEELEIRCKGVAVKVFNVDKLGRVKKIAYEKTEVPLLP, from the exons ATGGCGGAGGTGTTGGAACACAAAGGTAGATGTTGGATTACAACAGGAATTGTTAGAAGCAGTAACAAGATTTATTTATCGATTGAGGAGACATT TACTGATGATATGGTGCTTTCTTTAACAGATATGTATTTCATGCTTAACGAGGGAAGGAACGGGTGTACTTGGGATTCTTTCCTGGTTTATAAGCACTTGAAGTCACGTGGATATATTGTTGGTCGTCATGGTGTTCAGTGGACCTTGAAGAATGAGAGTTACCCCTCTACTCCTACTTGTATCGGGGACTCAAAAAACAGCAGTGGAATATCAGTTAACGAATTGGAACAGGGGTTCGAAATTACTGATGGTTTCAGAAATATGCAAATGAACAACGCAGCAAAACCAGTTTTTGATTTGTATTTACCTAGCAACAAATTCAAGAAGTCTTCTCCTGGTGTACCGGATTCCGTAGTATATCTAACCACCAG GGGTGATGATAGTCCACCACAACTGTcaaaagaagagattgaagagcTAGAGATTAGGTGCAAAGGTGTTGCTGTTAAGGTCTTTAATGTTGATAAATTGGGTCGGGTCAAAAAAATTGCGTATGAAAAGACCGAGGTCCCTCTCTTACCATGA
- the LOC113314383 gene encoding histone H2B.9-like → MAPKADKKPSTTEEDQQQEEKKSSSPAPSPAEKKPAKAEKRLPAVTKEGSGLIEKKKKKMKKSNETYKIYIFKVLKQVHPDIGISSKAMGIMNSFINDIFEKLAQESSRLARYNKKPTITSREIQTSVRLVLPGELAKHAVSEGTKAVTKFTSS, encoded by the coding sequence ATGGCACCGAAGGCAGACAAAAAACCATCAAcaacagaagaagatcaacaacaggAAGAGAAGAAATCATCATCGCCAGCGCCATCACCAGCAGAAAAGAAACCTGCCAAAGCAGAGAAACGCTTACCAGCAGTAACAAAAGAAGGATCTGGTTTGAtcgagaaaaagaagaaaaaaatgaagaaaagcaATGAAACATACAAGATCTATATATTCAAGGTTCTGAAACAAGTACATCCAGATATTGGGATCTCAAGTAAAGCAATGGGAATAATGAATAGTTTCATAAATGACATTTTCGAGAAATTAGCTCAAGAATCATCAAGATTGGCAAGGTACAATAAGAAACCTACGATTACGTCGAGGGAGATCCAGACATCTGTTCGGCTCGTTCTTCCGGGAGAGTTGGCGAAACACGCTGTTTCGGAGGGTACTAAAGCTGTTACCAAATTTACTAGCTCTTGA